In Crateriforma spongiae, the following are encoded in one genomic region:
- a CDS encoding aldose epimerase family protein: MRLNFLRFADRIHSVPCPARRSSVLANTLQLAAIAMAGFVTLAVVTHGVADEPSSGSNAVTVTAEDFGAMSDGTRVQRFTIDNGTSVRASVISLGATLQNVETVDRDGQWASITLHRDTLDEYLAGHPLLGSVVGRYANRISGASFRIDGETYDLTKNAGKHHIHGGGKTGFQNQLWAAEPFTKPDRAGVRLRLTSPDGEAGYPGTLKVTMTYAVTSDGRLIMDYRATTDAATVVNLTNHAYWNLAGADTESTVADHIVTLQADQYLVGDEKKVPTGEIRSVDGGPMDFRQPRAVGSRQSETDYGIYDHCYVIRGWDGSLRRCASVYEPSSGRTMRVHTTQPGVQLYTGNPQGLCLETQHFPDSPNQPKFPSTLLRPGQTFREITVHTFGVRND; the protein is encoded by the coding sequence ATGCGTCTAAATTTTTTGCGATTTGCCGATCGTATTCACTCGGTCCCCTGCCCTGCACGACGGTCGTCTGTTTTGGCCAACACGTTGCAGTTGGCCGCGATTGCGATGGCGGGTTTCGTGACGCTGGCAGTGGTAACTCACGGCGTCGCCGATGAACCATCGTCCGGTTCAAACGCCGTTACCGTGACCGCTGAAGACTTTGGGGCGATGTCTGACGGGACGCGGGTGCAGCGGTTCACCATCGACAACGGTACGTCGGTTCGGGCGAGTGTGATCAGCCTGGGTGCCACGCTGCAGAATGTCGAGACCGTCGATCGCGACGGCCAGTGGGCCAGCATCACGCTGCACCGTGACACGCTGGACGAGTACTTGGCCGGTCATCCGCTTTTGGGCAGTGTGGTCGGTCGGTACGCCAACCGGATCTCCGGTGCATCGTTTCGCATTGATGGCGAAACGTACGATCTGACAAAGAACGCGGGAAAGCACCACATTCACGGCGGCGGCAAGACGGGCTTTCAAAACCAATTGTGGGCCGCGGAACCATTCACGAAGCCCGATCGAGCGGGCGTGCGATTGCGGCTGACCAGCCCTGACGGCGAAGCGGGCTATCCCGGAACCTTGAAAGTCACGATGACTTACGCGGTGACATCCGACGGGCGGCTGATCATGGATTACCGGGCGACGACCGATGCGGCGACGGTTGTGAATCTGACCAATCACGCTTACTGGAACTTGGCCGGTGCGGACACAGAGTCCACGGTCGCGGATCACATCGTCACATTACAGGCGGATCAATACTTGGTGGGTGATGAAAAGAAGGTTCCAACGGGCGAGATCCGATCCGTCGATGGTGGGCCGATGGATTTTCGCCAGCCGCGTGCGGTGGGCTCGCGACAAAGCGAAACAGATTACGGAATCTACGACCATTGTTATGTCATCCGGGGCTGGGATGGCAGTTTGCGAAGGTGCGCCAGTGTTTACGAACCATCGTCGGGGCGCACGATGAGGGTCCACACCACACAGCCCGGCGTCCAGCTTTACACGGGCAATCCACAGGGCCTGTGCTTGGAAACGCAGCACTTTCCCGATTCACCCAACCAGCCAAAATTTCCGTCGACTTTGCTGCGTCCTGGTCAGACGTTTCGCGAAATCACCGTGCACACATTCGGTGTCCGCAACGATTGA
- a CDS encoding CRTAC1 family protein: MNKKQIRISAVTLFSALILLAGPSGCDRQTETPETTERRPESFRTKYRALIRSSNLAAADELVVAEMVRRPDDLEVLQLAAELSAERGRWDEAAQRYQAFIESGATVDDKIRQQWIDARCAAGDVMLCIEELQHTDEPTEFERRQLSRLAAIVGDVWLSQQAMLDLLDARRIEPLEAALLTCFRQPRETNDEFIQAALQKHPTDQRPAMAAAVRQWLAQDRASAIEVLEPIVQQHADYRPAIGLLGFLYADSADFQSLRELLQEFSPDSIDRAEYWYALGVANQQSGANEAAIGAFAKSVDDPFLGMLASGRMATVLAAAGKLDSAKAFTADDATYKQLCMAQGTFLNSGQQSQKACLEIAQLLATLGREREVQFWTRLASSRTSEPVDDLTAQTRSINRAARTSDRRNLLASLRQEYPVVASELEPTDTNDVADTASGRIPSVDFEQLTPVRLIDEAKQRGLEFTFNHGEPDGSLGRWILHITGGGVAARDFDRDGWPDILMTQAGSDPRSGGATETAGTSDALFWNHDGRFARAPDWAIDSRGYGQGVAAGDVNGDGFDDLFIATVDRNRLWINRGDGTFRDATDEAQMTSRQWSCSVAMADLNGDGLSDLIETNYTEKPASLDLPCYDNDGELTACMPLAFGPTPDYLWLSNGDGTFRNDGDWDEPSRQGRGLGVLVADVDGSGELDVLVANDQSANHLWQRRDDRWVDMGTLRGLAVGSAGRPQGCMGIAWGDPDDDGDMDLVVTNYTNEHNNFFVQQSAGHFIDRAAMSGMTDISLVMLGFGVALTDLDVDGRDEVFIANGLVNKNTDPGLPFKQPAQVLRTSGIRLWDDLRTEGTYLEEPHVGRAIGLADFNRDGLTDIAITHLGEPAGLLINHSDVETPDRWIAFDLVASNGDRDAVGATVTVKTNLRNRVIQRVAGFGYQSTHDRVLKTTLASGETIESVQVRWPGGGTDDLGPLAAGSVWQLRQGESDPILLGGLSAGQ; this comes from the coding sequence ATGAACAAAAAGCAAATTCGAATTTCCGCGGTGACGCTGTTTTCGGCGTTGATCTTGTTGGCCGGGCCGTCCGGATGTGATCGGCAAACGGAGACGCCAGAGACGACCGAGCGACGCCCGGAGAGTTTTCGGACGAAGTATCGTGCGTTGATCCGGTCGAGCAACTTGGCGGCAGCCGATGAATTGGTCGTCGCGGAAATGGTCCGTCGTCCGGACGATTTGGAAGTGCTGCAACTGGCGGCGGAGCTGTCGGCCGAGCGTGGCCGATGGGACGAAGCGGCCCAGCGATACCAAGCCTTCATCGAATCGGGCGCGACGGTCGACGACAAAATTCGCCAGCAATGGATCGACGCCCGATGTGCCGCCGGCGACGTGATGCTGTGTATTGAAGAACTGCAACATACGGACGAGCCGACGGAGTTCGAACGTCGCCAATTGAGTCGTCTGGCTGCGATCGTCGGTGATGTTTGGCTGTCACAGCAAGCGATGTTGGACTTGCTGGATGCCAGACGCATCGAGCCGTTGGAAGCCGCGTTGTTGACGTGTTTCCGTCAACCTCGCGAGACCAACGACGAATTCATCCAGGCGGCGTTGCAAAAACACCCGACGGATCAACGGCCGGCGATGGCGGCGGCCGTCCGCCAATGGCTGGCTCAAGACCGTGCATCGGCCATCGAAGTCTTGGAACCAATCGTCCAGCAGCATGCTGATTATCGACCGGCGATCGGACTGCTGGGGTTTTTGTACGCTGATTCTGCGGATTTCCAGTCGCTTCGAGAACTGCTTCAGGAGTTTTCTCCCGACAGCATCGACCGAGCGGAGTATTGGTACGCCCTCGGCGTCGCCAATCAACAATCGGGGGCCAACGAAGCGGCGATCGGAGCGTTCGCAAAATCCGTCGACGATCCGTTTTTGGGAATGCTGGCGTCCGGACGCATGGCGACAGTTTTGGCGGCCGCTGGAAAGCTGGATTCGGCCAAGGCGTTCACGGCGGATGATGCCACCTACAAACAACTGTGCATGGCCCAGGGGACGTTTCTGAACAGCGGCCAGCAATCGCAGAAAGCTTGTTTGGAGATCGCGCAATTACTGGCGACGCTGGGACGCGAACGTGAAGTCCAGTTTTGGACTCGGCTGGCGTCATCGCGAACCAGCGAGCCGGTAGATGATTTGACCGCGCAAACACGTTCGATCAACCGTGCGGCTCGAACCTCCGATCGCCGCAACCTCTTGGCCTCACTTCGCCAAGAGTATCCAGTCGTTGCATCGGAGCTGGAGCCCACCGACACAAACGACGTCGCGGACACGGCATCGGGCCGAATTCCCAGTGTCGACTTTGAACAATTGACGCCGGTTCGGTTGATCGACGAAGCGAAACAACGCGGGCTGGAGTTCACGTTCAACCACGGCGAGCCCGACGGATCGCTGGGACGATGGATTTTGCACATCACCGGCGGTGGCGTCGCGGCACGCGATTTTGATCGGGACGGATGGCCGGACATCTTGATGACGCAAGCGGGCAGCGACCCACGTTCCGGCGGCGCGACGGAGACCGCCGGCACCTCCGATGCATTGTTTTGGAACCATGATGGGAGGTTCGCGCGAGCGCCCGACTGGGCCATTGATTCGCGGGGATACGGCCAGGGCGTGGCGGCCGGTGACGTTAACGGCGACGGGTTTGATGACTTGTTCATCGCGACGGTGGACCGAAATCGGCTGTGGATCAACCGCGGGGATGGCACGTTTCGTGACGCGACCGACGAAGCACAGATGACCAGCCGCCAATGGTCGTGCAGCGTGGCGATGGCTGATTTGAATGGCGATGGGCTGAGCGATCTGATCGAGACCAACTACACCGAAAAGCCGGCCTCGCTGGATTTGCCTTGCTATGACAACGATGGCGAACTGACCGCATGCATGCCGTTGGCGTTCGGTCCGACGCCGGATTATTTGTGGCTATCCAACGGCGACGGGACCTTTCGCAACGACGGCGACTGGGACGAACCGTCACGACAAGGCCGCGGCTTGGGCGTTTTGGTGGCCGACGTCGATGGCAGTGGCGAATTGGATGTGTTGGTGGCCAACGACCAATCGGCCAACCATCTGTGGCAACGTCGTGATGATCGCTGGGTGGATATGGGAACGCTGCGAGGGCTGGCCGTCGGTTCGGCTGGGCGACCGCAGGGATGCATGGGCATCGCGTGGGGTGACCCGGATGACGATGGCGACATGGATCTGGTGGTCACGAACTATACCAACGAGCACAACAATTTCTTCGTCCAGCAATCCGCCGGGCACTTCATTGACCGGGCGGCGATGAGTGGGATGACCGACATCTCGTTGGTCATGCTGGGGTTCGGCGTCGCGTTGACCGACTTGGACGTCGACGGTCGCGACGAAGTCTTCATCGCCAACGGCTTGGTGAACAAGAACACGGACCCGGGATTACCGTTCAAACAACCGGCGCAGGTGTTGCGAACGTCGGGCATCCGGTTGTGGGACGACTTGCGAACCGAAGGCACCTATTTGGAAGAACCCCATGTCGGCCGCGCGATCGGACTGGCGGATTTCAATCGCGATGGTCTGACCGACATCGCGATCACGCACTTGGGTGAACCTGCGGGGCTGTTGATCAATCACAGTGATGTGGAAACGCCGGACCGATGGATCGCTTTCGATTTGGTCGCCAGCAACGGTGATCGCGACGCCGTCGGTGCGACGGTGACGGTGAAAACCAATTTGCGTAATCGCGTCATTCAGCGGGTCGCCGGATTCGGTTACCAGTCGACGCACGACCGAGTTTTGAAGACCACGCTGGCGTCGGGCGAGACGATTGAATCGGTACAGGTCCGCTGGCCCGGCGGCGGGACGGATGACCTGGGACCGCTTGCGGCCGGAAGCGTTTGGCAGCTTCGCCAGGGCGAATCGGATCCGATTTTGCTGGGCGGATTGTCGGCCGGGCAATAG
- a CDS encoding nucleotide sugar dehydrogenase, producing MINNNTLSQTMSASELLRERIADGTAKVGVVGLGYVGLPLISAFTNAGFQCIGFDVDQRKVDALLKGESYIKHIADQTIGEWIEKKMLDPTADMSRLAEADVVLICVPTPLSDTRDPDLKYVTSTTEAIAKVLRPGQMVILESTTYPTTTRDVMVPILEKNASGLKIGEDFFVAYSPEREDPGNADYTAAGIPKVVGGVDEASTKLACDLYSKAIVQVVPVSSAEVAEACKILENTYRSVNIALVNELKTLYDRMGIDVWEVIDAAKTKPFGFQAFYPGPGLGGHCIPIDPFYLSWLARREGMATRFIELAGEVNTNMPHYVITRVAEALNDAGKPIKGSRILILGMAYKKDVDDSRESPSFELMDLLLDRGADVCYNDPYIPELPPKRRYQDLPSLSSVPLSSEYLRAMDCVLIATDHSDYDYDFIVKHSPLVVDTRNATKDVTEGREKIRKA from the coding sequence ATGATCAACAACAATACGTTGTCGCAGACAATGAGTGCATCTGAACTTCTTCGTGAACGTATCGCTGATGGGACGGCGAAGGTGGGGGTGGTTGGTCTGGGGTATGTCGGGCTGCCGCTGATCAGCGCGTTTACCAATGCGGGGTTCCAGTGCATCGGGTTCGATGTGGACCAGAGAAAGGTGGACGCTCTGCTGAAGGGCGAAAGCTATATCAAACACATCGCCGACCAGACGATCGGTGAGTGGATCGAAAAGAAGATGTTGGATCCGACCGCCGATATGAGCCGACTGGCCGAGGCGGATGTGGTGCTGATTTGTGTCCCCACGCCTCTTTCGGACACTCGCGATCCCGATCTGAAATACGTGACCAGCACCACCGAGGCGATCGCAAAGGTGCTGCGCCCCGGTCAAATGGTCATCTTGGAAAGCACCACTTACCCGACCACCACGCGGGATGTGATGGTGCCGATCCTTGAAAAGAACGCCAGCGGACTGAAGATCGGCGAAGACTTCTTCGTCGCCTACAGCCCCGAACGCGAAGATCCTGGCAACGCGGATTACACCGCCGCCGGAATCCCGAAGGTCGTCGGTGGTGTGGATGAGGCGTCCACGAAACTGGCGTGTGACCTGTATTCCAAAGCGATCGTGCAGGTCGTCCCGGTGTCATCGGCCGAAGTCGCCGAGGCGTGCAAGATCCTGGAGAACACTTATCGCAGCGTGAACATCGCGTTGGTCAACGAGCTGAAAACGTTGTACGACCGCATGGGCATCGACGTTTGGGAAGTGATCGATGCGGCGAAGACAAAGCCGTTCGGCTTCCAAGCGTTCTATCCCGGTCCAGGCCTGGGCGGTCACTGCATCCCGATCGATCCATTTTATCTGTCGTGGCTGGCACGCCGTGAAGGTATGGCGACTCGGTTCATCGAGCTTGCCGGTGAAGTCAACACGAACATGCCGCACTACGTGATCACTCGCGTGGCCGAGGCGTTGAATGACGCCGGCAAACCGATCAAAGGCAGCCGCATTTTGATCCTGGGGATGGCTTATAAGAAGGACGTCGATGATTCGCGGGAAAGCCCGTCGTTTGAGCTGATGGACTTGTTGCTCGATCGCGGTGCGGACGTCTGTTACAACGATCCTTATATCCCCGAACTGCCTCCAAAGCGTCGTTATCAAGACTTGCCGTCGTTGTCGAGCGTGCCGCTGAGTAGTGAGTATTTGAGGGCGATGGACTGTGTTCTGATCGCGACGGACCACAGCGATTATGACTATGACTTCATCGTGAAGCATTCGCCGTTGGTCGTGGATACTCGCAATGCGACGAAGGATGTCACGGAGGGTCGGGAGAAGATTCGGAAGGCTTAG
- a CDS encoding endonuclease domain-containing protein: MAKKTSEQRLINHARRRRSEATTSEGLLWSLLRGKQLCGLKFRREHPVGSFIADFACVSEQVVVEIDGGYHDENAESDWQRQNAIEGLGWRVIRFTDQEVEQDADAVCHGIASFLGIPYEFQERSCEGSGFRSVHASPAKRRREG, encoded by the coding sequence GTGGCGAAGAAGACGAGCGAACAGCGTCTGATCAATCATGCACGTCGGCGCAGGAGTGAGGCGACCACCTCCGAAGGGCTGCTTTGGAGCTTGCTCCGTGGCAAGCAGTTGTGCGGACTGAAGTTCCGACGTGAACACCCGGTCGGATCGTTCATCGCGGATTTCGCTTGCGTCAGCGAGCAAGTCGTCGTGGAAATCGACGGCGGGTATCACGACGAGAATGCCGAATCCGATTGGCAAAGGCAAAATGCGATCGAAGGCTTGGGCTGGCGAGTCATTCGGTTCACCGACCAAGAGGTCGAGCAGGACGCTGATGCGGTTTGCCATGGCATCGCGAGTTTCTTGGGGATCCCGTACGAGTTTCAGGAGAGGTCGTGTGAGGGATCCGGGTTTCGCAGCGTTCACGCTTCGCCCGCGAAGAGACGTAGGGAAGGATGA
- a CDS encoding NAD-dependent epimerase/dehydratase family protein: MNESSQPADADFSALCDWRDLHADAFDGTRCLITGGAGFIGSHLAHALVTLGAEVVLLDDLSGGSRDNVPPGCRLVEGCIRDHDAVALAMDRAELVFHLAALGSVPRSITMPAVYTDINIGGTMRVLEVARQSGVRRLVLASSSSVYGETPELPKHESMPMLALSPYAASKIACEALVRSYAKCYDIDTACLRFFNVFGPRQNANSAYAAVIAAFGKALADGKSPIVYDDGEQSRDFTFVENVVHANLLAARSSQPIDGAAVNVACGRRVTVNELAKRMMQSFGHGDLSIDYRPARTGDIRHSLASLDRASELLGYEPVVDFEAGLDATVRWMRSEG; this comes from the coding sequence ATGAACGAATCATCTCAGCCAGCCGACGCGGACTTTTCGGCACTCTGTGATTGGCGTGATCTGCACGCCGACGCTTTCGACGGCACCCGGTGTTTGATCACCGGAGGTGCCGGTTTCATTGGGTCGCATCTGGCCCACGCTCTTGTCACCCTGGGCGCCGAAGTTGTCTTGCTGGACGACCTGTCGGGAGGATCTCGTGACAACGTGCCGCCGGGATGCCGGTTGGTCGAAGGCTGCATTCGCGACCACGACGCGGTGGCGTTGGCGATGGACCGCGCGGAGCTGGTCTTTCACTTGGCGGCACTGGGCAGCGTTCCTCGGTCGATCACGATGCCCGCGGTTTATACTGACATCAACATCGGCGGGACCATGCGAGTGTTGGAGGTCGCCAGACAAAGCGGCGTGCGACGGCTGGTCCTGGCCAGCAGCAGCAGCGTTTATGGCGAAACGCCCGAGTTGCCCAAGCATGAATCGATGCCGATGTTGGCCTTGTCGCCCTATGCGGCCAGCAAGATCGCGTGTGAAGCTTTGGTGCGGTCTTACGCCAAGTGTTACGACATCGACACCGCTTGTTTGCGATTCTTTAACGTCTTCGGGCCTCGCCAGAACGCCAATTCCGCGTATGCCGCCGTGATCGCCGCGTTCGGCAAAGCGCTTGCCGATGGCAAATCACCGATCGTCTATGACGACGGCGAACAGTCACGCGATTTCACGTTCGTGGAAAACGTCGTCCACGCGAATTTGTTGGCGGCTCGATCGTCGCAACCTATCGACGGTGCCGCGGTCAACGTAGCGTGTGGTCGCCGCGTGACGGTCAATGAGTTGGCGAAGCGAATGATGCAGTCGTTCGGTCACGGTGATTTGTCGATCGATTATCGCCCGGCGCGAACCGGTGATATTCGGCATTCGTTGGCATCGTTGGATCGAGCGTCCGAGTTGTTGGGATATGAACCGGTCGTCGATTTCGAAGCCGGATTGGACGCGACGGTGCGATGGATGCGATCGGAAGGGTAA
- the dapA gene encoding 4-hydroxy-tetrahydrodipicolinate synthase — translation MTTRKGSDFAGLSVAIVTPFRDGEVDYGRLREQVEFQIAAGITCLVPAGTTGESPTLSHDEHEKVIGEVIQIAAGRCKVMAGTGSNSTAEALRLTKRAAAEGADATLQVAPYYNKPTQEGFYQHFKAVAEAVDIPVCVYNIPGRTGKNIEVDTIARLSDVPGITMVKEATGSLDQCTAVLGSTDLTVLSGDDSLTLPMISVGAEGVISVAGNIVPGDMSELVQAAVAGDLATAQRLHHRLYSLCSNMLGLATNPIPVKAAMAMLGRDSGELRLPMTPLDDAGKEKLAATLNAFGISAAAVS, via the coding sequence ATGACGACACGCAAAGGTTCGGATTTCGCTGGCTTATCGGTCGCCATTGTGACGCCGTTTCGTGACGGCGAAGTCGACTATGGACGCCTTCGCGAACAGGTCGAATTTCAGATCGCAGCCGGCATCACTTGTCTGGTTCCCGCCGGTACGACCGGTGAGAGCCCGACGCTGTCGCACGATGAGCACGAGAAGGTGATCGGCGAAGTGATCCAAATCGCTGCCGGTCGCTGCAAAGTGATGGCGGGAACGGGCAGCAACAGTACCGCCGAAGCGTTGCGATTGACCAAACGCGCGGCGGCCGAAGGTGCCGACGCGACGCTGCAGGTCGCCCCGTATTACAACAAGCCGACGCAGGAAGGGTTTTACCAGCACTTCAAAGCGGTGGCCGAAGCCGTTGATATCCCGGTGTGCGTCTACAACATTCCCGGGCGTACGGGAAAGAACATCGAAGTCGACACGATTGCGCGGCTGAGCGATGTTCCGGGCATCACGATGGTCAAGGAAGCGACCGGTTCGCTGGACCAGTGCACCGCGGTTTTGGGATCGACCGACCTGACGGTGCTGTCGGGCGACGATTCGTTGACGTTGCCGATGATCAGTGTGGGTGCGGAAGGCGTGATCAGCGTGGCGGGCAATATCGTCCCGGGCGACATGAGCGAGTTGGTTCAAGCGGCCGTGGCCGGTGATTTGGCGACGGCCCAGCGGCTGCATCACCGTTTGTATTCGCTGTGCAGCAACATGCTGGGACTGGCGACCAACCCGATTCCGGTCAAAGCGGCGATGGCGATGCTGGGGCGTGACAGCGGTGAATTGCGATTGCCGATGACGCCGCTGGACGACGCCGGCAAGGAGAAGCTGGCGGCGACTTTGAACGCGTTTGGGATTTCGGCCGCGGCGGTTTCTTGA
- a CDS encoding endonuclease domain-containing protein — protein sequence MARKTSEQRLINHARQRRSESTTSEGLLWSLLRGKQLCGLKFRREHPVGSFIADFACVSEQLVVEIDGGYHDENAESDLQRQKAIEGLGWRAIRFTDQEVEQDAEAVCRAIASFLEIPYEFRKRALGGSGFRSVHASPAKRGREGRHGPPLA from the coding sequence GTGGCGAGAAAGACGAGCGAACAGCGTCTGATCAATCATGCACGTCAGCGCAGAAGTGAGTCGACCACCTCCGAAGGGCTGCTTTGGAGTTTGCTCCGTGGCAAGCAGTTGTGCGGACTCAAGTTTCGACGTGAACACCCGGTCGGATCGTTCATCGCGGATTTCGCTTGCGTCAGCGAGCAACTCGTCGTTGAAATCGACGGCGGGTATCACGACGAGAATGCCGAATCCGATTTGCAAAGGCAAAAAGCGATCGAAGGCTTGGGTTGGCGAGCCATTCGGTTCACCGACCAAGAGGTCGAACAGGACGCTGAGGCGGTATGTCGCGCGATCGCGAGTTTCTTGGAAATTCCGTACGAGTTTCGCAAGAGAGCGCTGGGTGGATCCGGGTTTCGCAGCGTTCATGCGTCGCCCGCGAAGAGAGGTAGGGAAGGGAGACACGGCCCTCCCCTCGCGTAG
- a CDS encoding glycosyltransferase family 2 protein, with translation MRPPVKFECITAVFNRASTVTDCLNSIAEQTLEFSTSLVVDGMSTDGTEAVIAEHRGPTTTVIREPDDGIYDALNKGIRYATGDVIGFLHADDMLADADCLAAVAEAFEDPDADAVFGDLVYVDSVDTNRIIRYWREKPFDRRRFRTGWMPPHPTVYIRREIYERYGGFRDDLRTSADYELMVRLFYKHQVRLKHIPKILVKMRMGGQSNASWSNRRLANREDRMAWIVNDLKPPPFLRLTKPMRKLPQYWLRPSEPLPNFP, from the coding sequence GTGCGTCCACCTGTTAAGTTTGAGTGCATTACGGCGGTTTTCAACCGGGCGTCGACAGTCACTGATTGCCTGAATTCTATTGCGGAACAGACACTGGAGTTTTCGACGTCGCTTGTCGTCGACGGCATGTCTACTGATGGGACGGAGGCGGTGATAGCTGAGCATCGAGGTCCCACGACAACGGTGATCCGTGAGCCGGATGACGGGATCTACGATGCGTTGAACAAGGGGATTCGGTACGCGACCGGAGATGTGATCGGGTTTTTGCATGCCGATGACATGCTGGCCGATGCGGATTGTCTGGCGGCTGTTGCCGAGGCCTTTGAAGATCCCGATGCCGATGCGGTGTTCGGGGATCTGGTTTATGTGGATTCGGTGGATACTAACCGAATCATTCGGTATTGGCGAGAAAAGCCTTTCGATCGCCGGCGATTTCGAACGGGTTGGATGCCGCCACATCCGACGGTGTATATCCGGCGCGAGATCTACGAGCGCTACGGCGGGTTTCGCGATGATCTGAGAACGTCCGCCGACTATGAGTTGATGGTACGTCTTTTCTACAAGCATCAGGTGCGGCTGAAGCACATCCCGAAAATCTTGGTCAAGATGCGGATGGGAGGACAGAGCAACGCGTCTTGGTCCAACCGAAGACTAGCAAATCGTGAAGATCGCATGGCATGGATCGTGAACGACTTGAAGCCTCCGCCCTTCCTGCGTTTGACCAAGCCGATGCGGAAACTTCCGCAGTATTGGCTTCGTCCCAGCGAGCCTCTTCCGAACTTTCCGTGA
- a CDS encoding outer membrane protein assembly factor BamB family protein: MPPDRRFTLFGGLLIIFGLAHLSADQPQWGDPRTHNSVSDETGLPDQLDPNAAGNLRWSIDMGNSSYGTPVIVGGKVIIGGNNSAPMDDRFTGIRGTLLCLDEATGELIWQLTVPKLTDKKYLDWHLGGICSAPTVVGDHVYVVSNRAEVLCLDINGLADGNDGPFVDEAAFVAGNSEAAITLADHDADILWRYSMPEQLDVHHHDAAHSIILAHGDHLYLNTANGVDPKHSHIPQPDAPSLVVLDRHTGRLLATDGLGIGNEIFHCNWSSPVVANVDGRERILFCGGNGICYGFEPLVSDAKPGRGRTLRKVWQFDLDPGSPKEHVHDFVGNRHESPTNVMSQPVVVDDRLFVSSGGDIWWGKNEASLQCIDLSGTGDVTKTNLLWRFPLGRHCSASPTIHNGLVYIGDFGRTFYCLDADSGATVWEHPTKAEFWSTALVADGKVYVGNKRGSMFVFEAGRQKNLISETQFETGLYGSPVASGGTLYISTFSRLFAFAR; this comes from the coding sequence ATGCCACCCGACCGTCGATTCACGCTGTTCGGTGGCTTGCTGATCATCTTTGGGCTTGCGCACCTCTCGGCCGATCAACCGCAATGGGGCGACCCACGGACCCACAACTCGGTCTCCGACGAAACCGGTCTTCCCGATCAATTGGATCCCAACGCCGCAGGAAATTTGCGGTGGTCGATCGATATGGGCAATTCGTCCTACGGCACGCCGGTGATCGTCGGCGGCAAGGTCATCATCGGCGGCAACAACAGTGCCCCCATGGACGATCGATTCACGGGGATCCGCGGGACGCTGTTGTGTTTGGATGAAGCGACCGGCGAATTGATCTGGCAATTGACCGTGCCGAAGTTGACGGACAAGAAGTACCTGGATTGGCATCTCGGCGGAATCTGTTCCGCGCCGACCGTCGTGGGTGACCATGTTTATGTGGTCAGCAATCGTGCGGAAGTCTTGTGTCTGGACATCAACGGATTGGCCGATGGGAACGACGGCCCGTTCGTGGATGAAGCCGCTTTCGTCGCTGGCAATTCCGAAGCGGCAATCACGCTAGCGGATCATGACGCCGATATCCTTTGGCGATATTCCATGCCCGAGCAATTGGATGTGCATCATCACGATGCCGCCCACAGTATCATCCTGGCCCATGGCGATCACCTTTACCTGAACACGGCCAACGGCGTCGATCCGAAGCACAGTCACATCCCCCAACCCGATGCGCCCAGCCTGGTCGTGTTGGATCGTCACACCGGACGACTCTTGGCCACCGATGGTTTGGGGATCGGCAACGAGATCTTTCATTGCAATTGGTCGTCGCCCGTGGTCGCCAATGTCGACGGCCGCGAACGTATCCTGTTTTGCGGCGGCAACGGCATTTGTTACGGCTTCGAACCCCTGGTGTCTGACGCGAAGCCCGGTCGCGGGCGAACGCTTCGCAAAGTCTGGCAGTTTGATCTGGACCCCGGTTCGCCGAAGGAACACGTCCACGACTTCGTCGGCAATCGGCACGAGAGTCCGACGAACGTGATGAGCCAGCCGGTGGTCGTGGACGATCGGTTGTTCGTCAGCAGCGGCGGCGACATCTGGTGGGGAAAAAACGAAGCCTCACTCCAGTGCATCGATTTGTCGGGCACCGGCGACGTGACGAAAACCAACTTGTTGTGGCGATTTCCTCTGGGGCGTCACTGCAGTGCATCCCCGACCATCCACAACGGCTTGGTCTACATCGGTGATTTTGGACGCACGTTCTATTGCCTGGATGCCGACTCCGGTGCAACCGTTTGGGAACATCCGACGAAAGCAGAATTCTGGTCGACCGCTCTGGTCGCCGACGGCAAAGTCTACGTGGGGAACAAACGAGGATCGATGTTTGTTTTTGAAGCCGGTCGACAAAAGAATTTGATCAGCGAAACGCAGTTTGAGACCGGCCTGTACGGCAGCCCCGTCGCCTCGGGCGGCACGCTGTACATCTCCACCTTCAGCCGTTTGTTCGCATTCGCCCGCTGA